A single genomic interval of Dromiciops gliroides isolate mDroGli1 chromosome 1, mDroGli1.pri, whole genome shotgun sequence harbors:
- the LOC122735072 gene encoding 40S ribosomal protein S27-like — MPLAKDLLHPSPKEEKRKHKKHLVQSLNSYFIDVKCPGCYKITTVFSHAQMVVLCVGCSTVLCQPTGGKARLTEGCSFGRKQH, encoded by the coding sequence ATGCCTCTCGCAAAAGATCTCCTGCACCCCTCTCCCAAGGAGGAGAAGCGGAAACACAAGAAGCATCTAGTGCAGAGTCTGAACTCGTATTTCATAGATGTAAAATGCCCGGGCTGCTATAAAATCACCACTGTCTTCAGCCATGCACAAATGGTGGTTCTCTGTGTTGGATGCTCCACTGTACTTTGTCAGCCTACAGGAGGAAAGGCAAGACTTACAGAAGGATGCTCCTTCGGAAGGAAGCAGCACTAA